The Fusobacterium massiliense DNA window CTGAAAGAAAAATATCAAGAAAAATAAAAGAAGCTATACTTACTTATCAAATGGAAAGAACTTATACAAAAGATGAAATTTTAGAAAAATATTTGAATGAGATATATTTTGGATCTGGTTCTTATGGAGTAAAAAGTGCAGCTTATCAATTTTTTAGAAAAGATGTAAAAGACTTAAATATAGCTGAAGCAGCTTTATTAGCAGGAATTCCAAATAGACCAACAAAATATGATCCAACTAAAAATTTGGAAAATGCTTTAGAAAGACAACAAATAATATTAAAAGAAATGTATAATGACGGGAAAATAACAGAAGAAGAGTACGAGAAAGCAAAAAAACATAAATTTGAACTTGAAAATGAAGATAATATAAAAAATATTCCTAAAGATACAACTATTATTTATAATAAGATAAGTAAAAAAAGCTTAAATAATCCAGAATTAACAACAATAGTTGAAACATTTTTAGCAGATATTTATGATGAGGAAAAAATATATACTTCTGGATTAAAAATATATACAACAATAGATTTAGATTTTCAAAAAACAGCAAAAGAAACTTTTAATAGTTATGAATACTTTAAGAATAAAGATATAAATGGAGCTATGGTAACACTTGATCCATTTACAGGAGCAATTGTATCTATTGTTGGTGGAAAAGATTTTAAAGCTAAGAACTTTGACAGAGCCTTAATGGCTAGAAGACAAATGGGATCATCATTTAAGCCTTTTGTATATTTAGATGCACTTCAAAATGGATTTGAAGCATATTCAGTTGTAGTTAATGATTATGCGTCTTTTGGAAATTGGATACCAAAAAACGATGATGGAAAATATACTTATAACTCAACTTTAGTAAATTCATTAAATTTATCTTTGAATATACCAGCTATAAAGTTACTAAATAGTATAGGAGTTGAAAAATTTAAAGAAGACAGTAAAAATATAAAATTAAGTTCAGAAATAAAAGATTTAACTGCTGCGTTAGGTTCAGTTGATGCAACTCCTCTTGAAACAGCTACAAACTTTTCTATCTTCGTTAATGGTGGATATTTAGTTAAGCCAAATATAATTAGAGAAATAAGAGATAATCAAGATATACTAATTTATACAAATGAAATAGAGAAAACAAAAGTATATGAAAGTGTTGACACTAGTGCAGTAACAGCTATGTTAAAGAATGTTGTTAGTAATGGAACAGCTAGCAGAGCTAGAGTTTATGATAAACAAGGAAGACCAATAGAACAAGGTGGAAAAACAGGAACAACCAACCAAAATAGAACAGTTTGGTTTGTGGGAATAACTCCTGAATATGTAACAGTTTCATATATTGGTAGAGATGATAATAAGCCAATGTATGGAAAAATTACTGGTGGAAGTGCAGTAGCACCTATGTGGGCTAAGTACTATCAAACACTTATTAATAAAGGATACTATACTCCAGGAAAATTTGAATTTTTAGAAAATGCTATAGAAACTGGAGATCTAGTAAAACAAAATATTGATATTTATACTGGACTTTTAGATGGACCTAATAGTAAGGAAATTGTGGTAAGAAAAGGAAGATTACAAGTTGAAAGTTCAGAAAAGTATAGAAATGGTATAGCAAGTGTATTTGGAATAGAAGGTGGAATTGGAGTAGAAGAAAATATTGAGAATTCTGATGAAGTAGTTGATGGAGAAAATAATGAAAATGCTAATGGTGAGACATCAGAAGGAGATGGGCTAATTAATAGACTTTTTGGAGAGTAATATGCTTAATGAGAAACAATTAGAAGTGGTTAACTGTACTGAAGGACCTGTTGTTGTGATAGCAGGTCCTGGTACAGGGAAAACTAAAACCTTAATTGAAAGAGTTATAAATTTATTAGTAAATAAAAAAGTAGCTCCAGACAAAATAATGCTTACAACTTTTACAAATAAGGCTACAAAGGAATTAGAAATAAGAATAAATGAAAGATTAAAAGAATTAAATGAGGATATAGATATAAGTGGTATGTATTTAGGGACAATGCATTCTATATGGATTAGACTTATTCGGGAAAATATATTTTATTCTAATTTTTTTGATGCTTTTGAAGTTATGAGTGGTGACTATGAACAACATTTTTTTATTTACTCAAGATTAAAAGAATATAAAAAAATAGAAAATTATAAGGAATTCTTTTCTAATGTTTCAAAATATAAAGTCTGTGATACTAATTGGAAGAAAAGTAAATTTCTAAAAGAAAAAATAAATGCTTATAATGAAAATGCAATAGATATAAAATCAATAGAGACAACAGATAAATATATAATTTTTTTAAAAGAAGCGTATAAATTGTATGAAAAATTTCTTTTTGAAAATAATATTGTTGATTTTGCCTATCTTCAAATTGAATTTTTGAATATGATATCTAATAGTGAGGAATTTTTTAATATAATAAATAATAAGTTTGATTATATTATGGTAGATGAATATCAAGATAGCAATAGAGTACAAGAAAAAATATTATTAGCTATTTCTAAAAAGAAAAAAAATATATGTGTTGTTGGAGATGAAGATCAATCTATTTATAGATTCAGAGGAGCTAGTGCAAAAAATATTATAGATTTTAGAAATAAATTTTCTGAAGATGAGTGTAAATTAATAATACTTAATAAAAATTATAGATCTGTACAGTCAATAGTTGAATTTAATAATAGTTGGATAAAATCTTTTGGTGATTGGAAAGAGAATAGATTTGAAAAAAATATTATTTCTATGAAAGAAGAGTTAACTAATAATGTTTATAGTATTTTTGGAAAAAATATTTCTGAAAATGTCAAAAATACAGTTACATTTATAAAAAAATTAAAAGATGAAAGTATTGTTACTAACTATAATCAAATAGCTATATTATTTTCAGATTTTAGAGGAACTACACCTATAAAATTAAAAGAAGCCTTAGAAAAAGCTAATATAGATGTTTGCTTTTCAAGAGGAAAAAATTTCTTTGAAAATAAGGAAATAAAAGTAACTTTAGGACTTATATTAGGTATTTTTAAAGAATATTTTTATAAATCTAAAAATATAGAAATTTTAAAAGAAGAGAGAAATACA harbors:
- a CDS encoding transglycosylase domain-containing protein is translated as MKKIILLAKMVGGLCLIFLVLILGVYIKYRLELKDIQSLVEDYKPSVATTIYDKNNKVVDILAAEDREVVKLSEVSPYLKDAFISIEDKQFYSHHGLHFKGIFRAIVTNLLSRKASQGGSSITQQLAKNAFLTSERKISRKIKEAILTYQMERTYTKDEILEKYLNEIYFGSGSYGVKSAAYQFFRKDVKDLNIAEAALLAGIPNRPTKYDPTKNLENALERQQIILKEMYNDGKITEEEYEKAKKHKFELENEDNIKNIPKDTTIIYNKISKKSLNNPELTTIVETFLADIYDEEKIYTSGLKIYTTIDLDFQKTAKETFNSYEYFKNKDINGAMVTLDPFTGAIVSIVGGKDFKAKNFDRALMARRQMGSSFKPFVYLDALQNGFEAYSVVVNDYASFGNWIPKNDDGKYTYNSTLVNSLNLSLNIPAIKLLNSIGVEKFKEDSKNIKLSSEIKDLTAALGSVDATPLETATNFSIFVNGGYLVKPNIIREIRDNQDILIYTNEIEKTKVYESVDTSAVTAMLKNVVSNGTASRARVYDKQGRPIEQGGKTGTTNQNRTVWFVGITPEYVTVSYIGRDDNKPMYGKITGGSAVAPMWAKYYQTLINKGYYTPGKFEFLENAIETGDLVKQNIDIYTGLLDGPNSKEIVVRKGRLQVESSEKYRNGIASVFGIEGGIGVEENIENSDEVVDGENNENANGETSEGDGLINRLFGE